AGCTTTTCCGGTTTCTGAAGCCGTAAAAGCCCAGCATGCCCGGGTCCTGCGACGTCATCATCGCCGTCCACGCCGGAACGGTTATCGGCGGCAGCGTCGAGTGCAGCGGGCCAAAGACGCCGTTCTTTACAAGGCTTCTGATGTTAGGAAGATCATTAATCCACTTGTTGAAAACAAGTTCGGGCTCGGCACAATCGAGCCCCAAAATGAGCAGTTTGCCCACAAATAGCTCCTTTATTGAGACCGCCGAAAGGCCTGAATCAGAACGTCCGCCACTTCAGGTCGTGTGAATTCAGGCGGCGGCGCCATTCCGTTTCGAAGCATTTCCCGCACTTTCGTTCCACTAAGAACAATGTGCTCTTTCGTGTCGTGCGGGCACGTCTTCGCCGATGCCATCCCGTTGCACGCCCTGCAGAAAAAAGCATTCTCGAAAAACAAAGGGCTTATCCCCAGTTCCTCGGGTTCAAATTCGTGGAAAATGTACTGCGCATCATACGGGCCGTAGTACGAACCCACGCCTGCATGGTCTCTGCCGACAATAAAATGGGTGCACCCGTAATTCTTGCGGATCAGCGCGTGAAAGATCGCTTCCCGCGGGCCCGCATAACGCATGGCCGCCGGAAAAATCGAAAGCGCCACCCGCGTCTTCGGATAATACTTCTCCAGCAAAATCTCGTAACACCGCATCCGCACGTCGGCGGGGATATCGTCTCCCTTCGTCTCCCCCATCAGCGGATGGATCAGCATCGCGTCGACGAGTTCAAGCACGCATTTCTGAAGATATTCATGCGCCCGATGTATCGGATTGCGGGTCTGGAATGCGGCCACCTGGCGCCAGCCCTTCGCCTTGAACAACACCCTCGTTTCCTTCGGATCGAGCCGATATTTCGGAAACAAAACGTGATTCGGCCGGTGCAGCAGACTTATCCGCCCGCCCAGATAGACGTCGCCAACCGACTGCAGATATTTTACACCCGGATGCGCCTCGTCCGTCGTCCGAAGAACCGCCGACGCTTCCCGCTCTTTATCAACCTTGTATTTATCCTCAAGGTGAAGCACGCCCAGCGGCTGGTTCCGCTCGTCATAAAGCGCAACGTCCTCCCCCGGCCGATATGCCTCCTCGCGGTCACCCTCCTTCAGTGCAAGCGTGATCGGAATCGTCCACGCAAGCCCCTTCGCCAGACGCATCAGGTCCAGAACGCTCACGTAGTCGTCCTGCGTCATGAACCCTTCTAACGGGCTCATCGCGCCGGTCGCGATCATCTCGAGATCGCTGACCTCGCGAGCATTCAGCTTGACGCTAACCATCTGAGGAAGCTGAGCTTCCAGCAGCTCGTGCTCGCGACCTTCGACAATACGACTAACCAGTGCCCCGCCATGCGGCTTGATCATGAAAAGCCTACTTTGCAGATCGAGATTCTGCAGATTGCCCGAACGCCCCCAATTGAAGAAAAGATTATATTATTTTAGTCGGTTGTGAACACGATGTCAAGCGCGACAACCATCGTTGCGCAATGGACACTGTCTCGGCACCGGACGGGGCACGATGCATTAATTGGCAGTATCTGGTTTACTGCAAATAGAAATATGGGCCATCAGAAAAAACCGGAAATTACGCCCGCCCGATATGCTATTCTATTCCATCTGGCAATGGTATCATGAGGCCATTCAGATCGATTTGAACTCTCCCTGCTCGGGTGACGCCTGTTATGAAAAAAGAATTTGATTTCGTCGAAGCAAACACGGTCCGGCTTCCCGCAGGCTATCCGGCGGCCTCTATCCCCGACACATATGCCCGCGAACCGATCCCCCCGGATTTCGACCGCCGCAAACAGATGTATCTTGAATACTGCGCAGAAAATCCCGCTCAACCCACTCTGAAAGGTTTCCTTTACGAACTGGCCCGGCTGGCCCTTAACCGCGAACCCGTCAACACGCGCGCTATTGAAGGCGCCCTGCAATTCATCAATAAAAAACTCGACTGCTCCGATTTCGTCCTGCTCGGGATCCTCCGGATGGTCCTGCAGTTCAACGCAAATCCGCTGCTCACGGAAGATATCCTGAACAAAACGCGAGATACGATCCTCGCCTTCAAATATTGGCCGGATGAGCCGGGCCGCGATTCGATGTGCACCTGGACCGAGAATCATCAGGTCCTTTTCTCGACTTGCGAATATCTCGCCGGCATGATGTATCCCTCCGAAGTGTTTACCAATTGCAACATGAAGGGGATCGAGAAAATGGAAAAGGCCCGCATCCGCCTGCTGAAGTGGATGGAGCTGAGATTCCGGACCGGCTTCAATGAGTGGCTGTCGAACGTATATTATGATGAGGATATCGCCGCGCTCCTGACGCTGGCCGATTTCTGCGATGATCCGCTTCTGACGCGAGGCGCGTCGTGCATCCTTGATCTGCTGTTCTACGACATGGCCCTCAATTCCTTCCGCGGCACGTTCGGTTGCACCCACGGCCGAAGCTATTGGATTCAAAAAAAGTCCGGATGCAATGAATCGACGGCGGACACCCAAAAGATCGCTTTCGGGATGGGCGTCTTCGGGGCCGCCGACAGTATGAGCGGGATCAATCTCGCCCTGAGCAGATATCGCCTGCCCAAAGTCATATGTGATATAGCCGCGGACACCGGAACGGCGGAACTCGAAAACAGGCAGAGGATCGGAATCAAAATCTCGGAAGCAAGGCGCTGGGGATTGGATTTTGAGAAATTGGATGACGGAATGGCGCTGCTAAGCTTCGAGGCATATAACCATCCGAAAACTATCCGGCTCTTCCTGAAGATGCTCGACTCCTGCAACTGGTGGGAGAACGAGTTCTTCCGCCCGTTCAACAAAATCAAGCGCCCGCTTCTCCTATTGAACAAACTGCGCCTGCTTTCCCCCGTCGTCTGGCTGCTGCGCAAGGATATCGCGAGGAATATGCGGGAAGAGGTCCACACACTGACGTCTCGGACGCCCGACTACATGCTGAGCGCCGCGCTGGATTACAAGAAGGGATTTGGCGGCGACCAGCACCATATCTGGCAGGCGACGCTCTCGGAGGATGCCGTAGTCTTCACCACTCACCCCGGCTCGCTCACCCACCGCTCGCCCGACTACTGGACCGGCTCCGGCTTCCTGCCGCGAGTCGCCATGCACAAGAACGTCCTCATCTGCATCTACCGCATATCATCGACGCCGGGCCTGTATATGAAGAACAAATACAATTTCACACATGCCTTTTTCCCTAAACATCATTTCGATGAGGTGGCCGAAGTCGCCGGCTGGACTTTCGGAAGAACGGGAAACGGCTATATCGCCCTCTATTCGCAAAACGGGTACCGCTGGCAGACCGAGGGCGAGGAGAAGAACGCCGAGCTTGTCGCCGACGGCAAGAAAAACATCTGGATTTGCGAGATGGGGCGCGAGGCGACCCACGGAACCTTCGCGCAATTTCAAAAAGCTGTTTCCAGCGCTAAAATCATTTTCCGCGGATTGAATCTCGTTTATCATTCGCCTTCCATCGGCGAACTGGCCTTCGGCTGGAAAGGCCCATTCCGGATAAACGACAAGAAGGTCCCGCTCCGAGACCAATTACGTTATAATAATCCGTATTCCAAGGTCGCATTCGATCCCGAAGTAATCGAAGTCAAAAAGGGAACCGATTGGCTCCGGCTCGAACTCAACGACTACAGGCGAGCCTTTAGCAAACAACCTAGTGTTGTGTGAGAAAACCAACTTCCGGCGTGCACTAACTGTCTGCCCTGGCGCCCGGTTGAGCGCAACGCCTGGAATCACAACGCGCTTCGCGTCGGAAGTCACGCCCTTTAGGGTGATCACGCTGGCCTGTTAGGCGTTTCGCGCGGTCACGAGATAGAATAATGTCTGTCCCCGAAAGCTCCAAATCGAGCGGTCTTCCTCGTAGGGGTGGGTTTGAAACCCGCCCCCTACTGCTGTCGCGTCGCAGGCGCCTTACGGAGTCGGGGACCCACGTATGTGGTCAACAATGCGAATTTGCTGTTGTGGCGGCGTAACTGATTGCACCCGCAGGCGCGATCAATCGCGCCCTTACAAATAACCTGTGCAAAATTCACTCCCCCAAAAGCAGCAAAGAGGAAACAATGGAAATAGTGCTCTTGAAAGAACGAACAGAATTTATCCCCACCCTCGCCGCGTGGCATCACCAGGAGTGGGCCTACCTTCACGACCACGATTCAGTCGAAAGGCGAATCGCCGAATTCCAGGAAGAATTACAGGCGAACGGCATACCCCGCACATTCGTTGCCATATCGGGAAACGGTGTCATCGGATCCGCCAGCCTGCTCCCTCAAGATATGGACACCCGAACAGACCTCAGCCCCTGGCTCGCCTCGGTCTACGTGGTTCCCGAACAGAGAAAACAGGGCATCGGTTCGGCATTGGTCAAGCGCGTCGTTCAGGAAGGCGCCGCACTCGGCTTTCGCACTCTCTACCTTTACACTCCCGACCGCCCGCAGTTTTATGCAAGCCTCGGCTGGTCGACCGTGGAAAAGGTGCAATATCATGGAACCTCGGTCACGATAATGAAAATCGAACTATGATACGGCATCGCGGTTGTCCAAAGTTCTTGTCTCGGATAAACCTAAATCAATATACCGTTAGAGTTTAGCAACATGATGTTTCATTCGGAAAGCGAATGCAGGAATCCATATTTCTTCTCTGCCCGACGGTGGCGCTTGAAAGCCCCATTGGTAGTGACTGAATGCGCGCTTTTCTTAACCGCTTTACCTCCAAGGAGCCAAGAGCGCAAAGCATAGGAGGAATGCCGTGTTCTTGTCTTCAATTCTCTCCGCCTTAATCTTTGCGACCTCTGCGTCTCTGCGGTAAAATATTCTTCAATAAATGCGCCACCTCGCTTTCTTTCTGGAGTTTAGCCGAGAAGAGTGACTTTGGAACCATGATCTTTAAGGAGGAAATATGCGACGACTAACCACCATCTGCCTTCTACTAACTGCTCTGGCAATCTCCAAACCCGCGTTCGCGATCGACGAATGCCCGCAGCCGCGCCTGATAACTGTGACCGGCAACGCGGAGGTCCGCGTCACCCCCGACGAGGTGATCCTGACACTTGGCGTCGAGACCTGGAACAAGGACCTGACAACCGCAAAAAATGACAACGACCGGCGCGTCCAGAAGATCCTGCAACTGGTGAAATCGTTCGGGATCGAAGACAAACACGTTAAGACTGATTTCATCAGCATCGAGCCACGCTACGAAGACCAATGGGAGCACCGCAATTTCATCGGCTATTTCGTGCGAAAGACCGTCGTCATCACGCTCAGGGACACGGCCAAATTCGAGACGCTTCTCAGCAGGGCCCTCGAGGCCGGCGCCGATTACGTTCTCGGCATCGAATTCCGCACTACCGAGCTCCGCAAGCACCGTGACCAGGCTCGCGCGCTCGCTATCAAGGCCGCACAGGAGAAAGCGACCGATCTGGCAAAGGCGCTCGGACAGACGATTGAAAGACCCCATTCGATAACCGAACACGAGGTCGGCTGGTGGTCGTCATACAACACCTTCTGGGGCGCCCGATGGAGCGGCGGCATGGCTCAGAACGTCATGCAAACCGCCGGCGGCCCCTCCACCCCCGAAACCACGATCGCCCCCGGCCAGATCGTCGTCACCGCCCGCGTGACCGTAAGCTTTGAACTGCAGTAAACCGAAAAATAGGGACAGAGCCTATTTTTTATTTTTAAGATCAGTATTATCAATGACTTGAGAGCACGCATTTTCAAAGGCCTTTTGATTATCAGTATTTATTTGACATACAAGCGGCAATCCGCCTACGCTATCCGGATCGTTTATCGTCCAGACGGCATAATAAAAAATCGAAAGGAGGCGCCTGATGAGTAGAGCACGGACGTGGGGCATCATATTGGTAGCTTTCCTGGCAAGCACACAGATTCTTGCCGTTGCGCTTGCAGATGAGGGCGGACGTCACCGCCGGCGCGAGCGCCATTCGCATCGAGAGCATGAACACAGCCGGAATGAATTCGGAACAATTGATAATCCGTTATACCGGGAGCAATGCGGCGCGTGCCATTTCGCCTATCCCCCGGGACTGCTTTCGGCAGGTTCGTGGAGTAAGATATTGGGTCAATTGGAAAACCACAATGGTGCCGAGGTGGCGCTCGATGCGCAGGCAGAGGAAGCCATAGGTCGATACCTGGAGGCGAATGCGGCAGACAGATTGACGTCCAAACGCGCCGGCAGGATAACAAGCAGCTTGAGGGGGCAAACACCGACAAGAATAACCGAGGTCCCATACATTCTCAACGAACATAAGGATCTTCCGCCGGAAACATTTAAGAGAACATCGGTGGTTTCTTTCTCCAATTGTATCGCCTGTCATCCGGGCGCAGAACAAGGCGTCTTTGACGACGACTCGGTCAGAATTCCCGATTGAGCCCGCTTCGACCGGCATGTCGCGCCGCAGAAATCGTTTGATCTGATCAGGCTGAGAAGTCGGTTGGCTGCACCGCCTTCACATTGCGAGTCCCCACGCTGTCTTCCCCGACACCCTTCGCTTTTCTTGAAGACCCGCGGGAAATGTGTTATGGTATGCGGCAGAAAGCAGGAAATTTGATGTAAAGAGACTCTGCCTGTTGGAAGAAAATGCGCGAACAAGCGAGGTGGCCGATATGAAACGCGTTCTCCTCACGAATCAGTATGGCCCCTATCCTCGATCATGGGGCACGAACTCATACGACATCACCGAAACGCGATTCCACCGCGGCCAAGGGGCGTTCGCCCTCAGCTCGCATATTCACTGCCTGGCGCTCTACCTGATCGCCGAGAATATCAAGGCGGTCACCACCGTAGTGGAGTACCCTCGCATCGAGGACTTCGAGGAGGAGCTGAGAAAGGGCTACGATTACTGGGGCATTCAGATGGTTTCGATCAACACCAACAAAGTGGCCGACATGATGCGTCTCGCTCGCAGAATCGCCCCGCAGACAAAAATCATCATCGGCGGCTACGGCGTCCTCAGCCTCGATGATCCTCCGCCCGGAGAGCCCACGCGCGATGCCCAGTATATCCTGGAGCAGGCCGACTACATCTGCCGAGAGGAAGGCATCCGCTTCATGCGCAGGCTGCTCGGCGACGAGCCGGTCGACCGCCCGATCACCCAAAAATATCCGCCGCGCGACGGCACGACGTACCCGGGCCTCGAACAGATGTTCTCCGACAGATCGCGCAACATGGCGCTGGTCGCGCTCGGATGCCCCAACGGATGCGAGTTCTGCTGCACATCGGCCATGTTCAAGAGGAAGAAGATCTACGTCGCGACGCCGCAGGAGACATTCGAAAGTCTCAAGCACAATTGCCGGCGCAACGGCGGCAGGGCAACCACCACCGCCCTCATGGACGAAGACTTCCTCATGAACCGCAAGTACGTGCACGAACTCGGAAAGCTGATTCAGGAGGATAAGGAATTCGGCCTGCGCAAACTCAGCTATTTCTGCTTCGGCGACCTCCGCTCGATGACCAAATACAGCATGGAGGAACTGCTGGAGAATGGCGTCGACACCGTTTGGATCGGCGTCGAATCCAGCATCGACGACGTCATCACTTCCGAACACAATATCGCGAAACGCAAGTGCGACGATATCAAATCCACCTTCCGCGGAATGGAGGAGTACGGCATCGGCATCACCGCATCCCTCGTTCTCGGATGGGATTTTCATACGCGCGAGAACATCGAGCGGGACATCGACTTCTTCGTCGACCTCAAACCGTCGGCTCACCAGATAACGTTCCTCGGCGCCTGCCCCGGCACCAAGCTGTACGAGAGAATGAAAAAAGAAGGCCGGATCAATCCTGAGTTCGCTTATAAGGACATTGAGCAGTGCAACGACGTCGGCTCGTTCATCCCCAAAAACTTCAAGCGGGGCGAACTGAAACATTATTTCGATCTCGCGCACACCAAGCTCTATGAGGCAAACGGGCCCGGCATCTTCCGAATGTTCCAGCTCAACCTGAACGGCTACGAAACGTGCAGCACCTCTCACCGCCCCTTGCTTCGCAAGGACAAAGCCCCCTTCTTCGAGGAGCGCTGCAGGCGAGGATATCCGCTCATCGAGGCGTGCGCCAAGTACGCGCCCAACGAAGGCGTGCGTCAAAAAGTCGACGAGGCAAAGGGAAAATACCTCCGCCTGTTCGGCGAGCCGGACGAAGAGCAGAAGGTCTACTCCAAATTCTTCTGCGAAACCGTCGGCCGGCGCGCCGAGAGACTGAAGACGGAACCCCCGGACGAGACACCATTCGATCCGCCCGTTCGGCGCACGTATTACGACCCGTCTCGCGGGCCGGTTCCGCTGGTTAAAAAAGGACGAGGACCGGGCGACCCGGTCCCTTATAACGCCTTTGACGAGCCCGAACACCTCTCCAATGTCTGTTAGAAACGGTCTCTCTGGTATTCAAATTGGGCATCTTCGTTCAAATAAATTGCGAATTCACTAACCACGAGACGGAATGGTTCAAATGATCGGAAATGTTCCTTCAGTAGAAGGATTAAAACGAAGCCTGAAGTTGCTGATGCCCGGACTGATCCTCTTCTGTCTTTCGCTCTTCATCCTTCATTGGGGCTGGCAGATCGGGATACGGGTGTACGATGAAGGTATTTCCGTCTACGGGGCAATGCGCGTGCTGCAGGGGGATCTTCCTTACGGAGATTTTCGCGCGGTCTATCCGCCGGGACACTTTTACGCGCTCGCGTTGGTGTTTCTTTTGTTCGGGAAATCGCTGCTCGTCGAGAGAGTTTACAGTGTCATATTGATGTCGCTGATCGCCGTCCTCTGTTATTCGCTTGCACGAAGGATATCCTCGGCGAGGCTGGCGGTTCTGTCGTGGCTCATGCTCATCCTCTGGATGGCGAGCTTCGGGTATTTGTT
This genomic window from Candidatus Abyssobacteria bacterium SURF_5 contains:
- a CDS encoding radical SAM protein — protein: MEENARTSEVADMKRVLLTNQYGPYPRSWGTNSYDITETRFHRGQGAFALSSHIHCLALYLIAENIKAVTTVVEYPRIEDFEEELRKGYDYWGIQMVSINTNKVADMMRLARRIAPQTKIIIGGYGVLSLDDPPPGEPTRDAQYILEQADYICREEGIRFMRRLLGDEPVDRPITQKYPPRDGTTYPGLEQMFSDRSRNMALVALGCPNGCEFCCTSAMFKRKKIYVATPQETFESLKHNCRRNGGRATTTALMDEDFLMNRKYVHELGKLIQEDKEFGLRKLSYFCFGDLRSMTKYSMEELLENGVDTVWIGVESSIDDVITSEHNIAKRKCDDIKSTFRGMEEYGIGITASLVLGWDFHTRENIERDIDFFVDLKPSAHQITFLGACPGTKLYERMKKEGRINPEFAYKDIEQCNDVGSFIPKNFKRGELKHYFDLAHTKLYEANGPGIFRMFQLNLNGYETCSTSHRPLLRKDKAPFFEERCRRGYPLIEACAKYAPNEGVRQKVDEAKGKYLRLFGEPDEEQKVYSKFFCETVGRRAERLKTEPPDETPFDPPVRRTYYDPSRGPVPLVKKGRGPGDPVPYNAFDEPEHLSNVC
- a CDS encoding DUF541 domain-containing protein, giving the protein MRRLTTICLLLTALAISKPAFAIDECPQPRLITVTGNAEVRVTPDEVILTLGVETWNKDLTTAKNDNDRRVQKILQLVKSFGIEDKHVKTDFISIEPRYEDQWEHRNFIGYFVRKTVVITLRDTAKFETLLSRALEAGADYVLGIEFRTTELRKHRDQARALAIKAAQEKATDLAKALGQTIERPHSITEHEVGWWSSYNTFWGARWSGGMAQNVMQTAGGPSTPETTIAPGQIVVTARVTVSFELQ
- the sat gene encoding sulfate adenylyltransferase; the encoded protein is MIKPHGGALVSRIVEGREHELLEAQLPQMVSVKLNAREVSDLEMIATGAMSPLEGFMTQDDYVSVLDLMRLAKGLAWTIPITLALKEGDREEAYRPGEDVALYDERNQPLGVLHLEDKYKVDKEREASAVLRTTDEAHPGVKYLQSVGDVYLGGRISLLHRPNHVLFPKYRLDPKETRVLFKAKGWRQVAAFQTRNPIHRAHEYLQKCVLELVDAMLIHPLMGETKGDDIPADVRMRCYEILLEKYYPKTRVALSIFPAAMRYAGPREAIFHALIRKNYGCTHFIVGRDHAGVGSYYGPYDAQYIFHEFEPEELGISPLFFENAFFCRACNGMASAKTCPHDTKEHIVLSGTKVREMLRNGMAPPPEFTRPEVADVLIQAFRRSQ
- a CDS encoding cytochrome C, with amino-acid sequence MSRARTWGIILVAFLASTQILAVALADEGGRHRRRERHSHREHEHSRNEFGTIDNPLYREQCGACHFAYPPGLLSAGSWSKILGQLENHNGAEVALDAQAEEAIGRYLEANAADRLTSKRAGRITSSLRGQTPTRITEVPYILNEHKDLPPETFKRTSVVSFSNCIACHPGAEQGVFDDDSVRIPD
- a CDS encoding N-acetyltransferase translates to MEIVLLKERTEFIPTLAAWHHQEWAYLHDHDSVERRIAEFQEELQANGIPRTFVAISGNGVIGSASLLPQDMDTRTDLSPWLASVYVVPEQRKQGIGSALVKRVVQEGAALGFRTLYLYTPDRPQFYASLGWSTVEKVQYHGTSVTIMKIEL